From Flavobacterium alkalisoli, the proteins below share one genomic window:
- a CDS encoding glycosyltransferase family 2 protein, translating to MNLSIVIPLLNEEESLKELHQWIVNVMTANNYTYEVIFIDDGSTDNSWGIIEQLAAQNPYIKGIRFLRNYGKSQALHAGFAKAQGDVIITMDADLQDSPDEIPELYNMVTQQGFDLVSGWKKKRYDSVISKNLPSKLFNWAARKTSGVKLNDFNCGLKAYKNVVVKNVEVSGEMHRYIPVLAKNAGFGRIGEKVVIHQARKYGISKFGMSRFINGFLDLITIWFLSRFGKRPMHLFGAMGVVMFIIGFLSALYIGITKLYKLYHNEPAILVTNNPWFYIALATMIIGTQLFLAGFLGEIILRTKSNEERYKISETL from the coding sequence ATGAACTTATCCATAGTTATACCACTCCTTAATGAAGAGGAGTCTTTAAAAGAATTACACCAGTGGATTGTTAATGTAATGACCGCCAATAATTATACCTATGAGGTTATTTTTATTGACGACGGCAGTACAGATAATTCGTGGGGCATTATAGAGCAGCTTGCTGCACAAAATCCATACATAAAAGGTATACGCTTTTTACGTAATTATGGTAAATCGCAGGCATTGCATGCCGGTTTTGCCAAAGCCCAAGGTGATGTTATTATTACTATGGATGCCGACCTGCAGGATAGTCCGGATGAAATACCGGAACTGTACAATATGGTTACACAACAGGGATTTGATCTTGTTTCAGGTTGGAAAAAGAAGCGTTATGACTCGGTGATATCTAAAAACCTACCATCTAAACTTTTTAACTGGGCCGCCAGAAAAACATCAGGTGTAAAGCTTAATGATTTTAACTGCGGACTTAAAGCCTACAAAAATGTAGTGGTTAAAAACGTAGAGGTTTCAGGAGAAATGCACCGTTATATTCCGGTACTTGCTAAAAATGCAGGTTTTGGCCGTATTGGTGAAAAGGTTGTAATACATCAGGCCCGTAAATACGGAATCTCAAAATTTGGCATGAGCCGTTTCATTAACGGATTTCTTGACCTTATCACTATATGGTTCCTTTCGCGTTTTGGTAAAAGACCTATGCACCTTTTTGGCGCTATGGGAGTAGTTATGTTTATAATAGGTTTCCTTTCGGCTTTATATATAGGTATTACTAAGCTTTATAAGCTATACCATAACGAACCGGCAATACTGGTTACAAACAACCCTTGGTTTTATATAGCGCTTGCCACCATGATAATTGGTACACAGTTATTCTTAGCAGGCTTTTTAGGAGAGATAATCCTAAGAACAAAAAGCAATGAAGAACGTTATAAAATAAGTGAAACTTTATAA
- a CDS encoding phospho-sugar mutase: protein MHIDQSILDKVNVWLSPLFDSQTQEAVKEMMTSSPKELEDSFYKNLEFGTGGMRGIMGPGTNRINKYTLGKATQGLSNYLKDVFKEQEIKVAIAYDCRNNSDTLAKTVADVFSANGIKVYLFSDLRPTPELSFAVRHLSCHAGIVLTASHNPPEYNGYKVYWQDGGQLVPPQDGEIIKVIEALEYDQINFNANENLIEYIDSEVDKAFLGASVEAATFNTPQEVKGALKIVFTPLHGTSVTLIPDLLENAGYSNVHIVAEQAAPNGNFPTVKSPNPEEPEALAMAVELANEVDADIVVGTDPDSDRLGVAVRNEQGVMTLLNGNQTMILMTHFLLEQWKKQGKITGQQFIGSTIVSTPMIMDLASDYGVNFKVGLTGFKWIAKMIVDFPELQFIGGGEESFGYMVGDFVRDKDAVTSTLLLCELAAQAKANASSLYQELLKLYVKYGFYKEYLISLTKKGMDGAQEIKQMMIDLRENPLKEIDGERVVMIEDYQSSTAKNMFTGEEEALTLPKSNVLIYYLEDGTKICARPSGTEPKIKFYFSVNSTLDKVENAREVEAILDQKIRNIVQEMNLI, encoded by the coding sequence ATGCATATCGACCAATCGATACTTGATAAAGTTAATGTGTGGCTTTCACCTCTTTTTGACAGCCAGACGCAGGAAGCTGTTAAGGAAATGATGACGTCTTCACCAAAAGAACTTGAGGACAGCTTCTACAAGAATCTTGAATTCGGAACCGGCGGAATGAGAGGCATCATGGGGCCCGGCACTAACCGTATTAATAAATATACACTTGGCAAAGCTACTCAGGGCCTTAGCAATTACCTGAAAGATGTTTTTAAAGAACAGGAAATAAAAGTTGCTATAGCTTATGACTGCCGTAACAACAGCGACACATTAGCTAAAACTGTAGCCGATGTTTTCTCTGCAAACGGAATTAAAGTATATCTGTTTAGTGACCTTAGGCCAACTCCGGAACTATCTTTTGCTGTAAGACACCTAAGCTGCCATGCAGGTATTGTACTTACCGCATCACACAACCCACCGGAATATAACGGCTATAAAGTATACTGGCAGGATGGAGGACAGCTTGTACCTCCTCAGGATGGAGAAATTATAAAGGTTATTGAAGCATTAGAATATGATCAGATCAACTTTAATGCAAACGAAAATCTTATTGAATATATAGACAGCGAAGTTGACAAAGCATTTTTGGGCGCTTCTGTTGAGGCAGCAACTTTCAATACACCTCAGGAGGTAAAAGGTGCCTTAAAGATTGTTTTTACTCCGTTACATGGTACATCGGTAACACTTATACCTGATTTACTAGAAAATGCAGGTTACAGTAATGTGCATATTGTAGCAGAACAGGCAGCACCAAACGGAAATTTCCCTACTGTAAAATCTCCAAATCCGGAAGAACCTGAAGCACTGGCAATGGCAGTAGAACTGGCTAATGAGGTAGATGCTGATATTGTTGTAGGTACTGACCCAGATAGCGACAGGCTTGGTGTTGCAGTAAGAAACGAACAGGGAGTTATGACATTGTTAAATGGTAACCAAACCATGATACTGATGACTCACTTTCTTTTAGAGCAATGGAAAAAGCAAGGCAAAATAACCGGACAGCAGTTTATTGGTTCTACTATAGTATCTACACCAATGATAATGGATCTGGCAAGTGACTATGGCGTAAACTTTAAAGTAGGACTTACCGGCTTTAAATGGATTGCCAAAATGATAGTTGACTTCCCTGAACTGCAGTTTATTGGTGGTGGTGAAGAAAGCTTCGGATACATGGTAGGCGATTTCGTTAGAGATAAGGATGCCGTTACCTCTACCCTATTGTTATGTGAACTGGCTGCACAGGCAAAAGCCAATGCAAGTTCACTTTATCAGGAACTTTTAAAACTATACGTTAAATATGGTTTCTATAAAGAGTACCTGATATCATTAACCAAAAAAGGTATGGATGGTGCTCAGGAAATAAAACAGATGATGATTGACCTACGCGAAAATCCGCTTAAGGAAATTGACGGAGAACGTGTTGTAATGATTGAAGATTACCAATCGTCTACTGCAAAAAATATGTTTACAGGTGAAGAAGAAGCGTTAACTTTGCCAAAATCTAACGTGCTTATCTATTATCTGGAAGACGGCACAAAAATATGCGCAAGACCAAGCGGTACAGAGCCAAAAATCAAGTTTTACTTTAGCGTAAACAGTACACTTGATAAAGTGGAGAATGCCCGTGAAGTGGAGGCAATTCTTGATCAGAAAATCAGGAATATTGTACAAGAGATGAATTTGATATAA
- a CDS encoding ABC transporter ATP-binding protein codes for MDYFKKIFRFAKPYKRYAYLNIFFNVWYALFSALSFVALIPMMTVLFEKEEQIFTKPVYQGFRDTGRYLKDYMGYYISTTSDEHGQQYVLSIMIGLIISLFLLKNLCNYGAMYFITFLRNGVLKDIRDAIYNKTVALPISFFSEKRKGDIMSRISSDVLEIQHSFLSILELIVREPLTILFTIITMFVISVKLTLFVFIFIPLSGWLISIVGKSLKRQSDKAQREQGYFLSILEETLGGLKVIKGFNAEKIFEGKFGESNNRFFHLSNKILNRQNVATPLSEFLGIVVIAALLWFGGHMVLVEGTLDAPDFISYMGLAYNILTPAKAISRASYNVKKGNAAAERVMEILEQDNPIITKQGAIEKASFDNSISIENINFRYEDENVLKEFSLTVPKGQTVALVGQSGSGKSTIANLLTRFYDVQEGSVRIDGTDIRDLSLHSLRGLMGLVTQDSILFNDTIRNNIMLGKPDATEEEVMAALKIANAYEFVKDLPKGIDTNIGDSGNKLSGGQKQRLSIARAVLKNPPIMILDEATSALDTESERLVQQALENMMQNRTSVVIAHRLSTIQKADRIVVMKKGRIVEQGTHNELMAADGTYKKLVAMQSFE; via the coding sequence ATGGATTACTTTAAAAAAATATTTCGCTTTGCGAAACCCTACAAAAGGTATGCTTACCTAAATATATTCTTTAATGTTTGGTATGCTTTATTCAGCGCACTTTCTTTTGTTGCACTAATACCTATGATGACTGTTCTCTTTGAAAAGGAAGAACAGATTTTCACCAAACCTGTATATCAAGGCTTTAGAGATACCGGAAGATACCTAAAAGACTATATGGGGTATTACATCAGTACCACCTCAGATGAACACGGACAACAATATGTTCTTTCCATAATGATAGGGCTCATCATTTCCCTGTTCCTTCTCAAAAACCTTTGCAACTATGGAGCAATGTACTTTATTACTTTCTTAAGAAACGGAGTACTTAAAGACATAAGAGATGCCATTTATAATAAAACGGTAGCATTACCTATTTCGTTCTTTTCAGAAAAAAGAAAAGGTGATATCATGTCGAGGATATCGTCAGACGTATTAGAAATACAGCACTCTTTCCTTTCTATTCTGGAGCTTATAGTACGCGAACCGTTAACAATACTTTTTACAATCATTACAATGTTTGTAATAAGCGTTAAGCTAACACTGTTCGTTTTTATCTTCATTCCGCTTTCAGGATGGCTTATATCAATTGTAGGCAAGTCATTAAAAAGGCAATCCGATAAAGCACAAAGAGAACAGGGCTATTTTCTTTCTATATTGGAAGAAACACTGGGCGGACTTAAAGTGATTAAAGGTTTTAATGCCGAAAAGATTTTTGAAGGTAAGTTTGGTGAATCCAACAACCGTTTTTTTCACCTGTCAAATAAAATACTAAACAGACAAAACGTAGCCACTCCATTAAGTGAGTTCTTAGGAATAGTAGTTATTGCTGCCCTTTTATGGTTTGGAGGACACATGGTACTTGTGGAAGGCACACTAGACGCACCCGACTTCATCTCTTACATGGGACTTGCTTACAATATCCTTACTCCCGCAAAAGCCATTTCAAGAGCTTCATACAACGTAAAGAAAGGCAATGCAGCTGCCGAACGTGTTATGGAAATACTGGAACAGGATAATCCTATCATAACCAAACAGGGAGCTATAGAAAAAGCCTCTTTTGACAACAGCATTTCCATTGAAAATATCAACTTCAGATACGAAGATGAAAACGTACTTAAAGAATTCTCGCTAACCGTACCTAAAGGGCAAACCGTTGCACTTGTAGGTCAGTCCGGTAGTGGTAAAAGTACCATTGCAAACCTGCTTACCCGTTTTTATGATGTACAGGAAGGAAGCGTAAGAATAGACGGAACTGACATAAGGGATTTAAGTTTGCATTCGTTACGCGGGCTTATGGGACTTGTTACCCAGGACAGCATTCTGTTTAACGATACTATCAGAAACAATATAATGCTGGGTAAACCTGATGCTACCGAAGAAGAAGTTATGGCAGCACTTAAAATTGCCAATGCCTACGAGTTTGTAAAAGATCTTCCAAAAGGCATAGATACCAATATAGGCGATAGTGGTAATAAACTTTCGGGCGGACAAAAACAACGTTTAAGTATTGCCCGTGCCGTACTTAAAAACCCTCCTATCATGATTCTTGACGAAGCTACTTCTGCTCTTGATACAGAAAGTGAAAGACTGGTACAACAAGCGCTTGAAAACATGATGCAAAACCGTACTTCAGTAGTTATTGCACACAGGCTATCTACCATACAAAAGGCCGACAGAATTGTAGTAATGAAAAAAGGGCGTATTGTAGAACAGGGTACTCACAATGAGCTTATGGCAGCAGACGGCACTTACAAAAAGCTGGTCGCCATGCAGTCGTTTGAATAA
- a CDS encoding type B 50S ribosomal protein L31 yields the protein MKKGIHPENYRLVAFKDMSNEDVFITKSTADTKETIEVDGVEYPVVKMEISRTSHPFYTGKSKLIDTAGRIDKFKNKYAKFKK from the coding sequence ATGAAAAAAGGTATTCACCCAGAGAATTACAGATTAGTAGCTTTTAAAGACATGTCTAACGAGGATGTTTTCATTACTAAATCTACAGCAGATACAAAAGAAACAATTGAAGTTGACGGAGTTGAATATCCGGTTGTGAAAATGGAGATCTCAAGAACTTCACACCCTTTCTACACTGGTAAATCTAAACTTATCGATACAGCTGGTCGTATTGATAAATTCAAAAACAAATACGCTAAATTCAAAAAATAA
- a CDS encoding thermonuclease family protein → MRKKSNRNKTKLGSLLLLLAFFFYFVVVKNNDFTKPESPETAHDTELTQFTGKVVSVSDGDTFKVLYKGKKERIRLLDIDCPETGQPFGKEAKQYANSLCYGKTVTVKADGGRDQYGRILGYVYVNDTINVNAQLVKEGLAWRYKYSENESLKELETQAKKQYKGLWVQQNPINPWEWRKNNHK, encoded by the coding sequence TTGAGAAAAAAATCTAATCGGAATAAAACGAAACTGGGAAGCCTGCTGTTATTGCTGGCTTTCTTTTTTTATTTTGTTGTTGTAAAGAATAATGACTTTACAAAACCCGAAAGTCCTGAGACCGCACACGATACAGAGTTAACCCAATTTACGGGTAAAGTAGTGTCGGTAAGTGATGGCGATACATTTAAGGTTCTCTATAAAGGAAAAAAAGAAAGGATACGCCTGCTGGATATAGACTGTCCTGAAACGGGACAACCGTTTGGTAAGGAAGCGAAGCAATATGCTAATAGCTTATGTTATGGTAAAACGGTAACCGTAAAGGCCGATGGAGGTCGTGACCAGTATGGACGGATATTAGGATATGTATATGTAAATGATACGATTAATGTAAATGCCCAACTGGTTAAGGAAGGACTGGCATGGCGTTACAAATATTCTGAAAACGAAAGTTTAAAGGAACTTGAAACTCAGGCAAAAAAACAGTATAAAGGATTGTGGGTACAGCAAAACCCTATCAATCCGTGGGAATGGAGAAAAAATAACCACAAGTAG
- a CDS encoding GlmU family protein, which yields MNYILFDGTVRNALLPFTFTRPVADIRVGILTIREKWEKYLGYTTTTLTEEYLMDKYPMVEMEENIMINASFLPNEVLAEMVQSLEENQAIFYGDEVIAFYTKDTQEEVDFDSYEAIEYTEDCLRIENPWDIFKNNDAAIREDFELLTADRVSQPIPSSVNVIAAENIFIEEGAKLEFVTLNASTGPIYIGKDSEIMENSVIRGPFALCEGAQVKLATKVYGATTVGPHSRIGGEVSNSVLFAYSNKGHDGFLGNSVLGEWCNLGADTNNSNLKNNYEEVKLWSYEKEGFVRTGLQFCGLMMGDHSKCGINTMFNTGTVVGVSANIFGSGFPRNFVPSYSWGGASGFTTYITKKAFETARIVMSRRNVEFTEQDAAILEHVFEETKKWRKE from the coding sequence ATGAACTACATATTATTTGACGGAACGGTGCGCAACGCCCTGCTGCCTTTTACATTTACAAGGCCTGTTGCCGATATTCGTGTGGGAATATTAACCATACGTGAAAAATGGGAAAAATATCTGGGCTATACCACAACCACTCTTACCGAAGAATACCTTATGGATAAATACCCAATGGTAGAGATGGAAGAGAATATTATGATTAATGCTTCTTTCCTGCCTAATGAGGTACTTGCCGAGATGGTACAAAGCCTTGAGGAAAACCAGGCTATATTTTATGGTGATGAGGTTATAGCTTTCTACACAAAAGATACTCAGGAAGAAGTAGATTTTGATAGCTATGAAGCTATTGAATATACCGAAGACTGCCTGCGAATTGAAAATCCGTGGGATATATTTAAAAATAATGATGCAGCCATAAGAGAAGACTTTGAGCTTCTTACTGCCGACAGGGTTTCGCAACCTATACCGTCGAGTGTTAATGTTATTGCTGCCGAAAACATATTTATTGAAGAAGGTGCAAAGCTGGAATTTGTAACACTTAATGCTTCAACCGGACCAATATACATTGGTAAGGATAGTGAGATTATGGAGAACTCTGTAATCCGTGGGCCGTTTGCGCTTTGCGAAGGTGCTCAGGTAAAATTAGCTACAAAAGTATATGGAGCAACTACGGTTGGTCCTCATTCAAGAATAGGGGGAGAGGTAAGTAATTCGGTACTGTTTGCTTATTCAAACAAAGGTCATGATGGTTTCTTAGGGAATTCAGTGCTTGGTGAATGGTGTAACCTAGGTGCTGATACCAATAACTCTAACCTTAAGAATAATTATGAGGAAGTAAAACTGTGGAGCTATGAAAAGGAAGGTTTTGTTAGGACCGGACTTCAGTTTTGCGGACTTATGATGGGAGACCACAGTAAATGTGGTATCAATACCATGTTTAATACTGGTACAGTAGTAGGGGTGAGCGCCAATATTTTTGGTAGCGGATTCCCTCGCAACTTTGTACCAAGCTATTCTTGGGGAGGAGCTTCAGGCTTCACTACCTATATTACTAAAAAGGCTTTTGAAACAGCACGTATTGTAATGTCAAGACGTAATGTAGAGTTTACCGAACAGGATGCTGCCATACTGGAGCATGTGTTTGAGGAAACCAAAAAATGGAGAAAAGAATAA
- a CDS encoding ABC transporter substrate-binding protein codes for MKSIITYISICCLFLLFISCSGDKSQNRDHLVFRYNENAAVNSLDPAFSRIRPSIWVCNQMFSGLVQLDDSLNIKPDIAKRWEISEDGKTYTFTLRNDVYFHKSDLFGSDSTRTVKAADFTYSLNRLLDEQVAAPGRWILQNVEKFYAVNDSVFEIQLNKTFPAFLGLLTMKYASVVPHEAFEKQGYNFRSNPIGTGPFQFKIWEENVKLVLRKNPLYYEKDEQGNQLPYLEAVAITFLPDKQSGFLQFVQGKQDFVSGLDPSYKDEILTPKGQLQPKYTDKVSMITGPYLNTEYMGFRLDGPDDAVKDKRIRQALNYGFDRAKMIMYLRNGMGTPGTNGMIPTGLGGFGCEGYNYNPAKARELVASYKTETGDKNPKIQISTSASYLDITEYLQREWQKIGLNVEVDVNPPSTLSQAISTGKVSFFKASWIADYPDAENYLSLFYSKNFSPGGPNYTHFKNEEFDRLYEQSFLVTDDKKRQEIYKQLDAIVMEEAPVIVLFYDKAARFTGNDVNGLGINPLNLLTLKTTRKDKNE; via the coding sequence ATGAAATCAATAATAACCTATATATCAATTTGTTGCTTATTTCTCCTTTTTATATCCTGCTCCGGCGACAAAAGCCAAAACCGCGACCATCTTGTTTTCAGGTATAACGAAAATGCCGCCGTAAACTCTCTTGACCCTGCTTTTTCGCGCATAAGGCCGTCTATTTGGGTTTGTAACCAAATGTTTAGCGGACTGGTACAGCTTGACGACAGCCTGAATATAAAACCGGACATTGCTAAAAGATGGGAAATATCCGAAGACGGAAAAACCTATACTTTCACACTACGAAATGATGTATACTTTCATAAAAGTGATTTATTTGGCAGTGACAGTACCCGTACTGTAAAAGCAGCCGACTTTACCTATAGCCTTAACCGTTTATTGGATGAACAGGTAGCCGCTCCCGGAAGATGGATACTACAAAATGTTGAGAAATTTTATGCTGTAAACGATTCGGTTTTTGAAATACAGCTCAACAAAACCTTTCCTGCCTTTTTAGGACTGCTAACCATGAAGTATGCCTCTGTGGTACCTCATGAAGCTTTTGAAAAACAGGGTTACAACTTCAGGTCAAATCCTATTGGTACCGGTCCTTTTCAATTCAAGATATGGGAAGAGAATGTTAAACTCGTTCTGAGAAAAAATCCTTTATACTATGAAAAGGACGAGCAGGGTAACCAACTGCCTTATCTGGAAGCTGTAGCAATTACTTTTTTACCCGACAAGCAAAGTGGTTTTCTTCAGTTCGTTCAGGGTAAACAGGATTTTGTCTCTGGCTTAGACCCTTCTTATAAAGATGAAATATTAACTCCAAAAGGACAGCTTCAGCCAAAATATACTGATAAGGTTTCTATGATTACAGGGCCTTATCTTAATACAGAGTATATGGGATTCAGACTGGACGGTCCGGATGATGCTGTAAAAGACAAAAGAATACGCCAGGCACTTAACTATGGTTTTGACCGTGCTAAAATGATTATGTACCTAAGGAACGGAATGGGTACTCCCGGCACCAACGGAATGATACCTACCGGGCTTGGTGGCTTTGGTTGCGAAGGCTATAATTACAATCCAGCCAAAGCCAGGGAGCTTGTGGCTTCCTATAAAACAGAAACAGGAGATAAGAATCCTAAGATACAGATAAGTACCAGTGCCTCTTACCTTGATATAACCGAATACCTGCAACGTGAATGGCAAAAAATAGGATTAAATGTAGAGGTTGATGTTAATCCGCCTTCTACCCTTTCGCAGGCCATTTCTACCGGAAAAGTTTCTTTCTTTAAAGCCAGCTGGATAGCCGATTACCCTGATGCCGAAAATTATCTCTCTCTATTTTACAGCAAGAACTTCTCTCCCGGAGGACCTAACTATACTCACTTTAAAAACGAAGAGTTTGACAGGTTATACGAGCAAAGCTTTTTAGTAACTGATGATAAAAAACGTCAGGAGATTTATAAACAGCTGGATGCTATAGTCATGGAAGAAGCTCCTGTAATTGTCCTTTTTTATGATAAGGCTGCCCGTTTTACAGGTAATGATGTAAACGGACTAGGAATTAACCCGCTAAACCTGCTTACATTAAAAACAACCAGAAAGGATAAGAATGAATAA
- a CDS encoding DUF4199 domain-containing protein translates to MTEAVKKNGINFGVILGVIFVLCYVAMYSIDLKYFVNMWLGIGIIFLGLIVGIISVVKAKVAQNGFISFKQAFTTFFITLAIGLAISTVFNIILLNFIDPAAKDVIRQHLIDITIHFGEKYNAPVEQLKQQVESIKNTDSYSVFNMIKSYFFILVLYIIIGLIVAAAFKKTPTHEQ, encoded by the coding sequence ATGACAGAAGCAGTAAAAAAGAACGGGATAAACTTTGGGGTAATATTAGGGGTAATTTTTGTATTATGTTATGTAGCAATGTATAGCATTGACTTAAAATACTTTGTTAACATGTGGCTGGGTATCGGCATCATTTTTTTAGGTCTGATAGTTGGCATAATATCTGTAGTTAAGGCAAAAGTTGCTCAAAATGGCTTTATAAGCTTTAAACAAGCTTTTACAACTTTCTTCATAACATTGGCAATAGGCCTTGCAATCAGCACTGTCTTTAATATAATCTTATTGAATTTTATTGATCCAGCCGCAAAAGATGTGATTAGACAACATTTAATTGACATTACTATTCATTTTGGGGAAAAATATAATGCTCCTGTTGAGCAGTTAAAACAGCAGGTAGAATCTATTAAAAATACTGATAGTTATAGTGTTTTTAATATGATAAAGTCTTACTTCTTTATATTAGTATTATATATAATAATAGGCCTTATCGTAGCAGCTGCATTCAAGAAAACTCCAACACACGAGCAATAA